The window AAACATAGAATACGGGACAAATAGAAAAgaataaattttcaattttcttttttcgttaatattttttttttgttttcgagATCGAAAAATCAAACAGATAACGTGCCtttaatacaaaaaaaatgtttataCAAAAAgctaaacaaacataaaataaaatttcggagggaaaatatttaaaaaaaaattagaaatgatGTATGGTACTTTAGAATCACGTCTCATTTTTTTGTACAAATAAAGTTCTAAAAAAAACACTCTAGTGAAGCTCAATTTACTCACAAGACTTTCTAGTGGGTGTAAGTTCAAGAAGACTTGCGATTTTCAGAGATAGCGAGTTTTTACCATAGAATCGGGCAGTCATAGCTTAGATGAAGAGGTCGAAAGTGAGTGCTTGACCAACTCCCTTCGTAAGATCTTCCCTGCCGGAGATTTTGGTATCGAGTTGATAAATGCAACACGTCGGATCTTTTTATGAGGAGCAACCTGGAAGACAGCAAGGAACAGCGCGTTGTTTCATACAGTGAAAGTAAAATAACAGTAGAGTTTGCCAAACAATCCCAGAGTTTTACAGCATTGATCTTTTCTACCGAACCGTTTTAAACACATATTTCATTTACACGAGAAATGCTTCTCATCAAAAGACATGGTTTTCCATACCTGTTTTGCAATGAGATCCATTATTTGAGTGGCAGAGATGGTGCTGCCAGGTTTTCTCACAACATATGCCATTGGAATCTGACCAGCTTCTTCATCCGGATACCTGCACGATCTCAAACATAGATGAAAGGGTCAAAACACGAATGATAGCTCGTAGAGGTAATCAATCAACAACTTTGTAATGTAAAGTAATCAAAGAAGACCAGTTATATATTCCAGATGTATACCAACAGAGTTAAGCATCATATGTGAAGTAGCAAATGAAACAATATTAAATTTGACACAAAAAAGGGattttcatgttcattttttgATGCTCCTGTTGGAGAGTTGAAGGATGAAGAAATACGTCTTGTTTAATGGGAAGTGCAAGGAGAAAGAAGTTTATTTTTTAAGTTCAAAATCGCTTTTACTTCAGACTCCtatgattttgaaatattttcgcTTTCTCAATAGAGATAACTAGTTGCAAACTTGAGGTAGATTTAGATTGACTGCTCAATAACTGCAATAAATTAAAAAGAACAAGACAAACTAAAGAATTCAGATTCCAAAAAACAAAATTCATACGGAATCACTGCTGCATCAGCAATATCAGGAATCGATTGAAGCAAATGTTCCAACTCAGCTGGAGGAACCTGTAATATATCTTCTCATTATTTGTCAGATAACATTATATGGACAAACTTAAGCCTCAAAGATTTCTTAGAATACGACAAGCACCTGATACCccttgtatttgatcagttcttttaaccgatcaacaataaagAGAAACCCATCCGAGTCAAAATAGCAGAGATCTCCAGTCTTCAGCCAGCCTTCTGAATCCAAGGTTTCAGCTGTAGCTGCTTCATTACCCAGGTAACCTGTCAAGAAGATTCTTTTGTCAAACTAAAATATTGCAGAGGTGATATGAAAGACCAAATATCAAGTCTCATCAATTTATCACCTTTCATAATCGCAGGCCCTCGTAACCATAATTCTCCCCGTTTTCCCGGAGGTAAGGCCTCTCCAGAATCAGGATCCACTATCTTGGCTTCCAAGTTCTCACCCAAACGACCAGCAGATCCATAACGAGCCGCCTCCTCGGGCCCTATGGTTCGTGTTGCCGCCCCTGCAGTCTCAGTCATGCCATAACCctgaaaataaagaaaataaatagatGACACATATCTTTAAGGACAAAATGAGTTTCAATAGCATTCCTTTTGAGAATCAGAAATAAAGAGTATCATCTCTAGAATCAGAGTTTCATTCCATGATTTACCTCAGTTGATGATCAAAGAATCCAGATCCAGTCCAGTTCGATGATTATACTTTCAATAAATTCATATTCAACAAATTGAATTTAGTACACATATTTTGACCATAAACAGCAATCAGAAACCTACAAGTTGAtgctttttaaaattttcgaagATAAGATATCCCTCGAGATTGATCGATAAGATCTATTCAACAACAAATAAAGCCTCTAACCAATAACCCATTTCCAATCTCAAATAAGAATCATAACTGTCACAAGCACAATCCGTGCAAAGGCGCATGAGTATCAGAAAGCCTAAGCGTAAAGTGAGCCATAGCCAAAGGGTCATGCGCCCTAAGCGTAAAGTGAGGCATAGCCAAAGGGGCAATATGGTAGAACTAATATTTGAAAACAATATAACACAAAAAACCAAATATATACCTTACAAACCGTTGGCCGACGATAATCAGTCTATTAACAAATATAAATTACTATCATCCTGCATTTCACTTTGGATTTACTGTCCTAATACAAAATGTCTTGGGCCAATTATGCGCATCAGGGTTGGAGGTTTCATGGTAAAGTCGGCTTTTTGGCAAAAGGTTGAGCCTTGGCTCACGTCGAAGCGCAAAGGACGAGCCTCGACCTCAGGGATAAAAGCATGCCTATAACATATATAACAAGAATCACCTAGATGAGGCATTTTTAGGAATTTCAAATTGGTTAAATCAATTCATCAAGCAGAGACTTCAGCCAATTTTTGGGACTAAAAGTTTCCACACATAAGCAACAAATACGAGCATGAAGATATTGTTTTCGCTTATCAGATTGAAGCATCTTGGATCAGTCAAAATCCCAACTCCCACGAACCACAATAGCATGCATATAAGTCCAAGTTCAAGTCAAGAACTTGCAACCATCTGCAACTCTTATCCATCGAACTTGTTTTCTTTAATTGACATCTCATCTTTCATACATATTTTATAAAGAAATCAGAATGCATTCAATTATAGCTGCTTGGacatataaaataatgaaaaaaccAATCTTGACTATATTACTTAATAGGAGAACGCATTTTGGACCTAAACTATCAActttcaataaaaaaatcaagaCATGTTTGGATAAATCCCACGGATAGGAAAGCAAATGAACTTTAGCaacaaattataattataataaagaTTAAAGACACTACCAATCTAATTATTATCATTAAGACATAAAAAATGAAATTAACTTTCGCattgcatgtgggcttgtacCATATCAATACTATTCTACCTGGTAAATTTCCACGTGAGGGAATTTAGCCTTGAACTTCTCGGAAACCTCCTTCCCCAGCGGAGCTCCGCCGGAGCCCACTGTCTGCAAGGAGCTCAGGTCGTACTTTGCCACCAAATCCGACTTCACCATAGCCACCACCAGCGGAGGAGCCACCGGGATATACGTCACCCTGTACCTTTCCACAGCTTCTAACATCTTCAGAAAATCGAATTTCTCCATCAGCACTACGCTCTCCCCCATCGACGCAGCCCTTATAATCATGAAAAACCCGAACACGTGGAACAACGGCAATGTGAATATCGAAACCGGGTGCACATAAACACCATTTTCTTCCTCTTTTGCTTTCTCCTTGTAGGCTAAATTATGGTGATAAAATCCAGCGATCACCGCTATCAAGTTACGGTGAGTTAGAACGACGCCTTTCACTTTACCCGTCGTGCCGGAAGAGTAGAGAATCGCGGCGTGGTCACATTGATTCACAACGACGTTGGTTGCACTGCCCGAAGCTTTCGCCTCGAGCATGGAGATAAATTTCGGGGAATCAAGGAGGACTAACGGGAGATTCGGCGGAAGCTTCTGGGCGGTGGCTGAGGTGGCGAAGAAGATGGCGGGTTTACTGAGTTCGATTTGGTGAGTTATCTCCGATGGAGAAGATAACGGACTGGAAGGCGAAACGGTGATACCCAGAGAGAGGAGGGAGAAATAGAGGACTGGAACGTGGAAGGAGGGCGGCGCGAGGATAAAAGCCACGTCGTTCTTGGAGAGATAAGGATAAAGTGAATTGAGGGAAGACGAAAGGGACCGGACTTGGCGGAGGAACTCTGCGTAGGTG is drawn from Primulina eburnea isolate SZY01 chromosome 10, ASM2296580v1, whole genome shotgun sequence and contains these coding sequences:
- the LOC140803355 gene encoding 4-coumarate--CoA ligase-like 9, whose translation is MAETQPLSPDPNNGYCPQTKIYHSLRAAVTLPPLSQPLSIVDYTLSLLHSPTTPTSSALSTTHFLIDAATGHRLTYAEFLRQVRSLSSSLNSLYPYLSKNDVAFILAPPSFHVPVLYFSLLSLGITVSPSSPLSSPSEITHQIELSKPAIFFATSATAQKLPPNLPLVLLDSPKFISMLEAKASGSATNVVVNQCDHAAILYSSGTTGKVKGVVLTHRNLIAVIAGFYHHNLAYKEKAKEEENGVYVHPVSIFTLPLFHVFGFFMIIRAASMGESVVLMEKFDFLKMLEAVERYRVTYIPVAPPLVVAMVKSDLVAKYDLSSLQTVGSGGAPLGKEVSEKFKAKFPHVEIYQGYGMTETAGAATRTIGPEEAARYGSAGRLGENLEAKIVDPDSGEALPPGKRGELWLRGPAIMKGYLGNEAATAETLDSEGWLKTGDLCYFDSDGFLFIVDRLKELIKYKGYQVPPAELEHLLQSIPDIADAAVIPYPDEEAGQIPMAYVVRKPGSTISATQIMDLIAKQVAPHKKIRRVAFINSIPKSPAGKILRRELVKHSLSTSSSKL